The following proteins are co-located in the Mesorhizobium sp. M1E.F.Ca.ET.045.02.1.1 genome:
- a CDS encoding FAD-binding oxidoreductase, giving the protein MGGERFGSFGLTTPPARRAMPADEAVALLKSGAAKPGSLIGYGNGRSYGDSCQNDAGMVVDMRPLDRIRSFNAETGVIEADAGVLLCDIIAHAAPYGFFPAVVPGTQFVTIGGAIANDVHGKNHHRRGTFGCHVESFTLLRSDGRTYRCSDTDNAHLFMATIGGMGLTGLILSASIRLMRVPSLDIVEKVTRFRDLGEFFDLADAADRANEYAVAWIDQLAGGHGRGRGLLLTGNHAEHGSHAAALAGSRLSVPVRPPFNVLNRPFLTAFNAAYRWKKGCSSDARQAGYQGFFFPLDGVRDWNRLYGPRGLFQHQSVVPEVVARRAVPALLEAARRAGQGSFLTVLKRFGDVRSPALLSFPRPGYTLTLDFPNRGEKTLRLLAELDRITVEAGGAVNPYKDARMEPETFAASFPQWQRLEALRDPAFLSGFWARTAKKLDARRGAAEAAE; this is encoded by the coding sequence ATGGGTGGCGAACGCTTCGGCAGCTTTGGGCTGACGACGCCGCCGGCGCGCCGGGCGATGCCGGCCGACGAAGCCGTTGCGCTGTTGAAGAGCGGCGCGGCAAAGCCCGGCTCGCTCATCGGCTACGGCAATGGCCGCTCCTATGGCGACAGCTGCCAGAACGACGCCGGCATGGTCGTCGACATGCGGCCGCTGGACCGTATCCGTTCTTTCAACGCCGAGACCGGCGTGATCGAGGCCGATGCCGGTGTGCTGCTTTGCGACATCATCGCGCATGCCGCGCCCTACGGCTTCTTTCCGGCCGTGGTTCCAGGCACGCAGTTCGTGACGATCGGCGGCGCCATCGCCAACGATGTCCACGGCAAGAACCACCACCGGCGCGGCACGTTCGGCTGCCATGTCGAATCGTTCACCTTGCTGCGGTCCGACGGCCGGACCTATCGCTGCTCCGACACCGACAATGCCCATCTGTTCATGGCGACGATCGGCGGCATGGGCTTGACCGGATTGATCCTGTCGGCCTCGATCCGGCTGATGCGCGTGCCGTCGCTCGACATCGTCGAGAAGGTGACCCGGTTTCGCGACCTCGGCGAATTCTTCGATCTTGCCGATGCGGCCGACCGCGCCAACGAATATGCCGTTGCCTGGATCGATCAGCTTGCCGGCGGCCACGGGCGGGGACGCGGGCTGCTGTTGACCGGCAACCATGCCGAACATGGATCGCATGCCGCGGCGCTGGCGGGCAGCCGGCTTTCGGTGCCCGTGCGGCCGCCCTTCAACGTGCTCAACCGGCCGTTCCTGACCGCCTTCAACGCTGCCTATCGGTGGAAGAAAGGCTGTTCGTCCGATGCGCGCCAGGCGGGCTACCAGGGCTTCTTCTTTCCGCTCGACGGGGTTCGCGACTGGAACCGCCTGTATGGACCGCGGGGGCTTTTCCAGCACCAGAGCGTGGTGCCGGAGGTCGTCGCCCGGCGCGCCGTGCCGGCCCTGCTCGAGGCGGCGCGGCGGGCCGGGCAAGGCTCCTTCCTGACGGTGCTGAAGCGGTTTGGTGACGTCCGTTCGCCGGCGCTGCTGTCGTTTCCCCGGCCGGGCTACACGCTGACGCTCGATTTCCCCAACAGGGGTGAAAAGACGCTGCGGCTGCTCGCCGAACTCGACCGCATCACGGTCGAGGCCGGCGGCGCCGTCAATCCCTACAAGGATGCGCGCATGGAGCCCGAAACCTTCGCTGCGTCCTTCCCGCAATGGCAGCGGCTGGAGGCGCTTCGCGATCCCGCTTTCCTATCGGGTTTCTGGGCGCGGACAGCAAAAAAACTGGATGCTCGACGAGGTGCCGCGGAAGCTGCGGAATAG
- a CDS encoding EamA family transporter, translating to MKYIVFILFTVMTNAAAQLMLKQGMMSLGPISFDGANPLVKLLQVVFSPWVFLGLCTFVISMASHLYVLSKVELSFAYPFLSLAYVAVAVFAYFVFREDLNGWRIAGIACICVGTILIAQSGRDLGGRGHEDQAASITPDKIGTNEIVR from the coding sequence ATGAAATACATCGTCTTTATTCTTTTTACCGTCATGACCAATGCCGCTGCGCAGCTGATGCTGAAGCAGGGCATGATGTCGCTGGGGCCGATTTCGTTCGACGGCGCCAATCCGCTCGTCAAGCTGCTGCAGGTCGTGTTCAGCCCGTGGGTCTTCCTCGGCCTCTGCACTTTCGTCATCTCGATGGCCTCGCACCTTTACGTGCTGTCGAAGGTCGAGCTCAGCTTCGCCTATCCGTTCCTCAGCCTCGCCTATGTCGCGGTCGCCGTCTTTGCCTATTTCGTGTTCCGCGAGGACCTCAATGGCTGGCGCATCGCCGGCATCGCCTGCATCTGCGTCGGCACAATCTTGATCGCTCAAAGTGGTCGCGATCTGGGCGGTCGCGGGCATGAGGACCAGGCCGCTTCCATCACCCCCGACAAGATCGGCACAAACGAGATCGTTCGATGA
- a CDS encoding NAD(P)-dependent oxidoreductase codes for MRHVIFGGDGFVGRHLAPKLAADGENVVVADIVKSDLPHYRSVRFITCDVTDPASVAALGLRADDMVYNLSAKMLSPIQVRAKRHDFFFPVNFHGTEHIIQAMDKAGASKLVHYTTDMIYGHTVVLPMTEDHPVAPLGEYGLSKLKTEELAAEWRKRGMSISLFRPRLIIGPGRLGILEKLFKLVDWNFPVPMIGSGRNPYQFISVFDCAEAARAAWKAGVPNEAYNLGSLNPPPVRKLLGDLIRHAGSKSILLPTPGWAVKRTLDLLDLMNMPIMDPEQYLIADEECVLDVSKAERQLGWVPQYRDEDMLIAAYSEYRAKKDGHAVATEHVPAE; via the coding sequence ATGAGACATGTGATTTTTGGCGGCGACGGCTTCGTCGGCCGTCATCTTGCTCCCAAGCTTGCCGCGGACGGCGAGAACGTCGTCGTCGCCGACATCGTCAAGAGCGACCTGCCGCACTATCGTTCGGTGCGCTTCATCACCTGCGATGTGACCGATCCGGCATCGGTCGCGGCACTGGGCCTCAGGGCCGACGACATGGTCTACAATTTGTCGGCCAAGATGCTGTCGCCGATCCAGGTGCGCGCCAAGCGGCACGACTTCTTCTTCCCAGTGAATTTCCACGGCACCGAGCACATCATCCAGGCGATGGACAAGGCCGGCGCCTCGAAGCTGGTCCACTACACGACCGACATGATCTACGGCCACACGGTGGTGCTGCCGATGACGGAGGATCATCCGGTCGCGCCGCTTGGCGAATATGGGCTGTCGAAGCTCAAGACCGAGGAGCTCGCCGCCGAATGGCGCAAGCGCGGCATGTCGATCTCGCTGTTCCGGCCGCGGCTGATCATCGGCCCTGGGCGTCTCGGCATCCTGGAAAAGCTCTTCAAGCTGGTCGACTGGAATTTTCCCGTGCCGATGATCGGTTCGGGCCGGAACCCTTACCAGTTCATCTCGGTGTTCGATTGCGCAGAAGCCGCCCGCGCGGCCTGGAAAGCCGGCGTGCCGAACGAGGCCTACAATCTCGGCTCGCTCAATCCGCCGCCGGTCAGGAAGCTGCTCGGCGACCTGATCCGCCATGCCGGCTCCAAGTCGATTCTGCTGCCGACGCCGGGCTGGGCGGTCAAGCGCACGCTCGACCTGCTCGATCTCATGAACATGCCGATCATGGATCCGGAACAGTATCTGATCGCCGACGAGGAATGCGTGCTCGACGTGTCCAAGGCCGAGCGTCAGCTCGGCTGGGTGCCGCAATACCGCGACGAGGACATGCTGATCGCCGCCTACAGCGAATATCGCGCCAAAAAGGACGGCCACGCCGTCGCCACCGAACACGTTCCTGCCGAATAA
- a CDS encoding aspartate aminotransferase family protein yields MTVMAKPEHTGTRALVEAPALSPSTIAKPDLISVEQAKAMDVARITDLFKAHLNPGQLHFMKLLGFHKVKIERAEGMFYIDQNGRKILDFFGGFGSLAFGHNHPRILEARRKFQEEKRQEIAIAFMSQYAAALAHNIAKCSPGELDMVFLGSSGSEAMEAAVKLAERAAGPKRPKVVYAENSFHGKTKGVLAITDGQLYRADFKVADNVVRVPFADIDAVERLFKSDPGIGVIVLETIQGGGGIIQAEAQYWQKLRALCDQHGVLWVADEVQCGYGRSGRFYAFEHYGVVPDVTALAKSLGGGKAAVGAMIAKRDVYMKAYGTPKTAMIHAMATFGGMGEACVTAIEALNVLYDEGLIDNAASTGDYLLQRLQALKEKYPKIIKDVRGKGLMVGLEFHDFSQTLPMMLRPVVSVLDDKLKGSLSGFVGSLLLRDYDVLVAFTEYNRNVIRLEPPLICQREHVDRFVDAFDNLLSRGIVAIVKDFVKSQVL; encoded by the coding sequence ATGACCGTCATGGCCAAGCCGGAACACACGGGGACACGCGCGCTGGTCGAAGCGCCGGCGCTGTCGCCCTCGACCATCGCCAAGCCGGATCTGATCAGCGTCGAGCAGGCCAAGGCGATGGACGTCGCCCGCATCACGGACCTGTTCAAGGCGCACCTCAACCCGGGCCAGCTGCATTTCATGAAGCTGCTCGGCTTCCATAAGGTCAAGATCGAGCGCGCTGAAGGCATGTTCTACATCGACCAGAACGGCCGCAAGATCCTCGACTTCTTCGGCGGCTTCGGCTCGCTGGCCTTCGGCCACAACCATCCGCGCATCCTGGAAGCCCGTCGCAAATTCCAGGAGGAGAAGCGCCAGGAGATCGCCATCGCCTTCATGTCGCAATATGCGGCAGCGCTCGCGCACAACATCGCCAAGTGCTCGCCCGGCGAGCTCGACATGGTGTTCCTGGGCTCGTCCGGCTCGGAGGCGATGGAAGCGGCGGTGAAGCTCGCCGAGCGCGCCGCGGGGCCTAAGCGGCCGAAGGTCGTCTATGCCGAGAATTCTTTCCACGGCAAGACCAAGGGCGTGCTGGCGATCACCGACGGTCAGCTCTACCGTGCAGACTTCAAGGTGGCCGACAATGTCGTGCGTGTTCCCTTCGCCGACATCGACGCGGTCGAGCGCCTGTTCAAAAGCGATCCCGGGATCGGCGTCATCGTGCTGGAAACCATCCAGGGCGGCGGCGGCATCATCCAGGCAGAGGCGCAATATTGGCAGAAGCTGCGCGCGCTTTGCGACCAGCATGGCGTGCTGTGGGTCGCCGACGAGGTGCAGTGCGGCTATGGCCGCAGCGGCCGCTTCTATGCCTTCGAGCATTACGGCGTCGTGCCGGACGTGACTGCGCTGGCGAAATCGCTCGGCGGCGGCAAGGCGGCGGTCGGCGCCATGATCGCCAAGCGGGACGTCTACATGAAGGCCTATGGCACGCCGAAGACGGCGATGATCCATGCCATGGCGACCTTCGGCGGCATGGGCGAGGCTTGCGTCACCGCGATCGAGGCGCTGAACGTCCTCTATGACGAGGGCCTCATCGACAACGCCGCCTCGACCGGCGATTACCTTCTGCAGCGGCTGCAGGCGCTGAAGGAGAAATATCCAAAGATCATCAAGGACGTGCGCGGCAAGGGTCTTATGGTCGGACTCGAGTTCCACGATTTCTCGCAGACCCTGCCGATGATGCTGCGTCCGGTGGTGAGCGTGCTCGACGACAAGCTGAAGGGCTCGCTGTCGGGCTTCGTCGGCTCGCTGCTCCTGCGCGACTATGACGTGCTCGTCGCCTTCACCGAGTACAATCGCAACGTCATCCGGCTTGAGCCGCCGCTGATCTGCCAGCGCGAGCATGTCGACCGCTTCGTCGATGCCTTCGACAACCTCCTGTCGCGCGGCATCGTGGCGATCGTGAAGGACTTCGTCAAAAGCCAGGTCCTCTGA
- the thiC gene encoding phosphomethylpyrimidine synthase ThiC, with product MNALTPTVSTGPLPASRKIHKSGVLHPQIRVPMREIAVHPTAGEAPVTVYDPSGPYTDPAIETDIEKGLARLREDWIVARGDVESYDGRHVRPEDNGFATGERLTPEFPVRNRPLRARAGKAVTQLAYARAGIVTPEMEFVAIRENLGREMLRGKLQQDGEAFGASIPDFVTPEFVRDEVARGRAIIPANINHPESEPMIIGRNFLVKINANIGNSAVTSSMAEEVEKMVWAIRWGADTVMDLSTGRNIHNIREWIVRNSPVPIGTVPLYQALEKVGGIAEDLSWEVYRDTLIEQAEQGVDYFTIHAGVRLHYIPLTVGRVTGIVSRGGSIMAKWCLHHHRESFLYEHFEEICDIARAYDVSFSLGDGLRPGSIADANDQAQFAELETLGELTKIAWAKDCQVMIEGPGHVPMHKIKQNMDKQLAVCGEAPFYTLGPLTTDIAPGYDHITSGIGAAMIGWFGTAMLCYVTPKEHLGLPDRNDVKTGVITYKIAAHAADLAKGHPAAKIRDDALSRARFEFRWEDQFNLSLDPETARSMHDETLPKEAHKLAHFCSMCGPKFCSMRISHDIRAEAQKEGMAAMAEKYRAGGDLYMPVEPPEAENQALAQKDRETH from the coding sequence ATGAATGCCTTGACCCCGACCGTATCGACCGGGCCGCTGCCGGCGTCGCGGAAGATCCACAAGTCCGGCGTCCTCCATCCGCAGATCAGGGTGCCGATGCGCGAGATCGCCGTTCACCCGACCGCCGGCGAGGCGCCAGTGACCGTCTACGATCCGTCCGGCCCCTATACCGACCCGGCGATTGAAACGGACATCGAAAAGGGTCTTGCCAGGCTTCGGGAGGACTGGATCGTGGCACGCGGCGATGTCGAGTCCTATGACGGCCGCCATGTCAGGCCGGAGGACAACGGATTTGCGACAGGAGAGCGCCTGACGCCGGAATTTCCCGTCCGCAATCGTCCGCTGAGGGCAAGGGCCGGCAAGGCGGTGACGCAGCTCGCCTATGCGCGCGCCGGGATCGTCACGCCCGAGATGGAATTTGTGGCCATCCGCGAGAACCTTGGCCGCGAGATGCTGCGGGGCAAGCTGCAACAGGATGGGGAAGCGTTCGGCGCGTCGATACCGGATTTCGTCACGCCGGAATTCGTGCGCGACGAGGTGGCGCGGGGCCGCGCCATCATCCCCGCCAACATCAACCATCCCGAGAGCGAGCCGATGATCATCGGCCGCAATTTCCTGGTGAAGATCAACGCCAATATCGGCAATTCCGCAGTCACCTCGTCGATGGCCGAGGAGGTCGAAAAGATGGTCTGGGCGATCCGCTGGGGCGCCGACACGGTCATGGACCTGTCGACCGGCCGCAACATCCACAACATCCGCGAATGGATCGTGCGCAATTCGCCGGTGCCGATCGGCACGGTGCCGCTCTACCAGGCGCTGGAGAAGGTGGGCGGCATCGCCGAGGATCTGAGTTGGGAAGTCTATCGCGACACGCTGATCGAGCAGGCCGAGCAGGGCGTCGACTACTTCACCATTCATGCCGGCGTGCGGCTGCACTACATCCCGCTCACCGTCGGCCGGGTTACCGGTATTGTCAGCAGGGGCGGCTCGATCATGGCGAAATGGTGCCTTCACCATCATCGCGAAAGCTTCCTCTATGAGCATTTCGAGGAGATCTGCGACATCGCCAGAGCCTATGACGTCTCCTTCTCGCTCGGCGACGGCCTTCGCCCCGGCTCGATCGCCGATGCCAATGACCAAGCCCAATTCGCCGAGCTGGAGACGCTTGGCGAATTGACGAAGATCGCCTGGGCGAAAGACTGCCAGGTGATGATCGAAGGCCCCGGCCATGTTCCCATGCACAAGATCAAGCAGAACATGGACAAGCAACTTGCCGTCTGCGGCGAGGCGCCGTTCTACACTCTCGGGCCGCTGACGACGGACATAGCGCCGGGCTACGACCACATCACCTCCGGCATCGGTGCCGCCATGATCGGCTGGTTCGGCACGGCCATGCTCTGCTATGTGACGCCGAAGGAACATCTCGGCCTGCCGGATCGCAACGACGTCAAGACCGGCGTGATCACTTACAAGATAGCCGCGCACGCCGCGGATCTTGCCAAGGGGCATCCCGCGGCGAAGATCCGCGACGACGCGCTTTCGCGGGCACGGTTCGAGTTCCGCTGGGAAGACCAGTTCAACCTGTCGCTCGATCCCGAAACCGCGCGCTCGATGCACGACGAGACCTTGCCCAAGGAAGCGCACAAGCTGGCGCATTTCTGCTCCATGTGCGGGCCGAAATTCTGCTCCATGCGCATCTCCCACGACATTCGCGCGGAAGCGCAGAAGGAGGGGATGGCGGCGATGGCGGAGAAATATCGCGCAGGCGGCGATCTCTATATGCCGGTCGAACCGCCCGAGGCGGAAAATCAGGCTTTGGCGCAGAAAGATCGGGAGACGCACTGA